A single region of the Vespula pensylvanica isolate Volc-1 chromosome 8, ASM1446617v1, whole genome shotgun sequence genome encodes:
- the LOC122631298 gene encoding 40S ribosomal protein S21: protein MEDDGGNVVDLYIPRKCSSSNRIIHAKDHASIQLTLAEVDPETGRMTDSTKMYAICGAIRRMGESDDCLVRLAKDDGILPKNF, encoded by the exons ATGGAGGACGATGGTGGAAACGTAGTTGATCTTTATATTCCCAGAAAGTG CTCGTCTAGCAATCGTATTATCCATGCAAAGGATCATGCGTCTATACAATTGACTTTGGCAGAAGTAGATCCAGAAACTGGACGTATGACGGATTCTACTAAAATGTATGCAATATGCGGGGCAATCCGTCGTATG GGTGAATCAGATGATTGTTTAGTTCGCCTTGCAAAAGACGATGGAATATTACCTAAAAACTTTTaa